The Nematostella vectensis chromosome 11, jaNemVect1.1, whole genome shotgun sequence nucleotide sequence TTTAGGGGGCAAGGGACTGGAGGTGATAGGGAATCACTAACTTCGctactttattttaaaaactcAAAGATGCTCTCCATTTTTCCTTTCCTGTAGCCAACACGTGACCAGTGGCAGAAAGTGTACTATATAGGAGCTGGGATTTATGTGTTTGGCGCAGTCGCATTCGCCGCTCTAGGGACGAGTAAAGAGCAGCCCTGGAACACGCCACCTGAAGACAACCTTGTCCCCGTGGACCTCCCCCACGAGAAACTTGTCTCACAGGGATCACGTGAGACTATGAGCCTGCTACGGAAACCACACGGTTATAAGTCTTTACAAGAAACGAGCTTCAATGAGCGTAATGGCAGTCTGGTCATCAATGCGTAATCAGTTGTGTTCGGGCGTGGTTATAGAGACGTGTAAACTATTACTGACAGGTTCAGATAATAATGGAGTTCTCATAAACAAGTACATTGCTGTCTATCTAGATTATGCTCTGAAATGATTATATAAACATTACTCTTGTGTTATATAGTCTCATATAAACTTGACCTTTTTTACCTTCAATGGCAATAATAGAACAAAGTGTCTACCCAGTAACTACAGATTGTCAAATCGAGTATATTTTTGACCCTCGCATTTCGCTTGTGCAGGACCTAAAATACTGATAAATTAATTTAAAGCGTTTTGTCTAAACGCTGGACGGGCAAAGGCGTCGGCGGAAATATTTCGGAACGGGAAAAAGTAGAATCACTGAGGGGGGACTCCCGACCAATGATAGTATTTGTAAGCGGCGAGATTGTCATCTCTGTTTACAAGTCCCTCTCTAAATGTTTACAATTATAACATTTAAAAACAGTGCGCCAATCACTGAATTTGGTACacacaacaagaaaaaaataatataattgtTTTGGTATTTCTAGTTAAAAAAACTATTATTTAATAACTTATGTAAAACTAAAAATGCTAGAGCTTATTTTTCTATTCTGTATTTGTTTATGGAAAAAGAGAAAGGGGAATGGATTTTGATCCAATAGAAACATTGTATAGAAAATTTAAGACACGACTGTTAATTACTTACTGTGACAACTGCTAATTACTCACGAAGAAGACGAAGTTGCTCACGACCTAAGCCGAGTCTTCAGCACCGAGTTACTCGCGACATAACGAGTAGTTCGCGACATAAACCGAGTTTAAACATTATCacaaaaaattaggcttgtgatgaggtccaaattTTTGTGACACTCACCTAGACAGCTATGTGTAGCTGCTAGCAGCGTGTGACATGACGTCTATACCTAttgagctccgcgcgcggcccaCGGCCCACAATGACGTTATAAATACGGTTTGTAGCTATTCTTTCATCAAATATTGCCTAAATTATCAGATGATATCAGGTTAAGATCATCTTGCATCATTCAGATATGTCAAAATCAACCTTTCAACGGCTTTACGATCCAAAAAAGCCataaaaacctttaaaatcaattttttaaagaatttcgGCCATCTtgggtccgccatcttggatccggCATCTTTGATTCTTATGATTTTcccccctgcaccccctgggtacgggcctgtgttagtttttttggaaatttaTGAGTGAAAATaaggttgccatggcaacatgGAGCgtctctgtttcacagaggcgtttaacataaCTTTTCAATCTTGCGCTGATTTATACCTTCTTTACATGCTATTGtacattgaaaataaaagagaaaagatTACTTACTAGACGCAAAAGTCTGAACCTTGCTTCGCTGAACGGCTACGCAAGTGGAGCTCGTCACACGCTATGGAAAACACCCATGAAATAACTGATGATACCCCACGGTACAGCTTCAAGAaaagtgtgacgtcatctaaAGTGACATTGAGCACCGAACGTATCCATGCGCGCACGTTGATAAGTCACGCGAATCTCCTCACCCCGCAGCTGCGCATGCTCGGAGTCGAGGAGATTTTCAGTTGACGGAGTCAACGGAAATTTTCACTTCCGATATTGTGCCCCTTTACCTGTGAATTTAAGATacgagaaaaaaatacaccaTGGTGTATCTCTCGCAAGTGTTAaggccaagtaaaaatgaaaacatgCTTATTGTCCTGATAAGATAAAAATAGGaagcattattttttattcatttttctcCTTGGTTTATCAAAGATTTGTTCGATTAACAAAGGAGATTTTCGCGATGTTGCGAACCGGTGAAAAAAATCGTAAGAAAAGCCTTGTAACGGGAACGTCTGCCTTTATTTCAGTGCCCAGGCACCGCTAACGCACACACCTGAGGAACAAACCATCAAGAAACAGCAGaaataactaaataaaaaaaaagatattgatgCGGCCCCGTAAAAGGATGCGGGCGGGGACGATAagcatgtcttttttttttacttggcctaaCCGGCCTTTGTAAACGCTGTAactcttttttatttacaaaagaaTGTATGGACCACTGTTCCGCAGCCGGTCTTTGCCCTTACGAGGCAAAATAAGCATGTGTTCTATCACTCTTTAGCCGTCTAAATTTTAAAACGAAAAAATCAGGCGACCAGGGATGAATTTCGTGTGATCCTAAATTGAGCTACCTGTGGTTTGGGCACTTAACCAGTCACGTGAAGGAAGACAACGGAAGTTACCCGAACTTCGAACGAGTTACAATCAAGTTCTCAGTCATTCCAACCCGTTTAGCGTTCACTATAAAGCTTACTGAATACTGAAAAGGAAATCAACTTACTGAATACTGTAAAATCGTAAAAGATTCATTGCTTTATTTTGCGAGAACCTAGATGCCGCAGTCAAAATGCAGTCTTCCTTGTCGATATATTCTTGCTGTTCTCGGCTGCTTTGGACTGACTGTGGCGTTCAGTTTAAGAGTCAACTTAAGCGTGGCGCTAGTGGCGATGGTGAATGCGACACAGACTGGCCGTTCTAAGGTAAGCGCCACTTTGAGAACTCAGAAAGAAGAATAACTGCATATGACAATATTTCGCTTTGTTTTTgcttgggaaccctgtggtatGGAGGCAACAAAgtttattcactagtcatttcacaggtaacccaagcatTCGGTTACCTGTGGTCATTCGAATCCCCCAACTCTATGGTTCTAGGGAAGAGTGGAGTTAACATGGAGGTTTAGAGCAAGAATCTGTCATGAGCAGGTTTTGGAATTGGcagtttttgactcttatATTGTGAGGTTATATAATTGGTTGCACTTGACCCTCTATGTTCACTGTCCAGGGATTTTAGTTCTGTGCTGGAGTACAGAACCCTGAGATGGAATTCATGATTTGTCTCATTAATAAAAATGGTTATGATTTTATAGGAAGATGACTTTTCCTGGGACCAGGAAACAAGAGGTATACAATATGTGCATCTGCTATAATCAGCTATAATGTTGCTATGATTCTTGGTATCACTATTTATAGGTGTATCAGGCCAATACCAAGGGGTGCCGCCCACAACGGCGGAAAATCAATTTCTGGTTCGCGATAGATGTGCGATAGATATGTCTATAATTCAAACATTTTTGTTGCCAAATCTGTTAATAAACGTCTGCATCTACCTAGCACCATCAGGCACAGGCAAAAGTCTCAAAATCACAAAACATTTGAAACCATCATCACAACAAAGGAAACTTTAGAATCACAAAACGCTTTTATAAACAGGTATTATTCTCGGGTCATTCTTCTATGGCTACATAGTAATGCTTATTCCTGGAGGATGGCTTGCCGAAAGGAATGGAGGGAAGCACTTTGTGGGACTTGGTGTACTGATCTCATCGGTACTATCACTGCTGACCCCCCTGGCTGCTCGCTATAGCTACAAAATGCTGATAGTGCTGAGAATACTGGAGGGACTTGCACAGGTTGGTTGATGAGTAGTAAAGACTTCATGTATTAAACAAcattacatcatcatcaccttcaTTTCGGGGTACATACATCTGGATTTAAGATGTGGTCAGACATGATTTTTCATTTTGTCTTTCTAAATATGCACCTACTCAAATCCATTGTGTGTATGtgtctgggggaggggggaggggggtggcaGAGGATGCCGTCTCTGGACAACCCATTGCCTCATCAGCAAgaacatcatcaacattatcctTAGTCCTTTTATCAACATCGTGTAATTTAGATaacactttcccatttaaaaatgtactttcccGTTTAAATTTGTGTACTTTTGCgagaatgaatgaatgaacaCAATGAACATTATCTTTATGTACATTCACTGCCAGGGTGTGATATACCCATCTCTAAATGTTCTGTTGAGTTGTTGGGCTCCACCTGAGGAAAGAAGTAAAATGCTGGTCATCACATGGACAGGTAGGGTGATATCCTTCTATCTACTTGCATTATGACCAGCAATTAAACAATGTTTATAGAGTATTACTGTACCTTTAGCTGCCCGTCTGAGGAAATTCCAGGTAGGGAAATGGCAGGGGCAAATCAGATTTTGGCAAGAAATGTAAGGAAATCCATTGGCCTCCCCTGCCCCTTTTCTTGAACCCCTTGCTTCGGCCCCCCTTTTTTGAACTCCTGGCTCCGCCTCTGAATGGATAGGGTCTATactatatattatattgtacAAAAACACAGAAACACAGTAAATTAGAATGTGTGTGTTCCCAGGGAGGGGGAACAATTCAAAGCAAGGTGTCTATTGAAAGGGGACTCTAATTTCGAAATTCAGACTTCAGCTTAATATGCATAGCTATGTGTATGATATACTTCGCCTTGAAATATGGTTTGGTGGTATCTGGACCTGGCTTTTTGCTACCCTTGTTATACCCTTGGGTTCATCAATGTGTTAGTGTCTCTTTACCCATTGCCCCAATTTTCTTAACGAATTGTGGAGAAGCTATAATCGCCCCTGcaatttttcaaataaatttaTAGGAAGTAATATTTAAACATTTGGTGCTCTAACACCCTTCAGGATGGCTtggcccccacccccccccccccccccctgaagaATTCTTACCCTGCCACTTTGTCTGGACTGGTGTATCTGATGTAACATATAGGTTGCCAAGCTGGGAATATCATTGGTTTGGTGGTTTCTGGACTTCTCTGTGCTTCCAGATTCCAGTGGCCATCTGTGTTTTATCTATTTGGTGAGTATCACTCTTGTTTATATGTATTAGAGTTCATTTGGTAATATTGTGTATAGATTGAGATTCAGTGTCATATGATGATTTTCTTTTACTTGATAACGACaattttatacaaaaaaacagaggCATgacatttactttttttttactcaaaaagggggttGGACATCCATCCAATCATCTCATGTCTGTATATACTCccctggggggggggcgttctcTGATATCAAACGGGCAGGGATCATTGtcaggatttttttaaaataaccctaaaagatactaaagtgggtGTGGTCTGGTaatattttaaccctaagacgATTGATCCCAACCGGATCTACCTCCAACACATGAATTAATTCAAAAGGCCGAAATAGTTGTGTTtctgaaccagaagaataaatacataCAACAAATACTGGTCGAATACTAGtatttggtgtattgtaccCATAACACATCATACACATATAATGCTTCACTACTTTTCAGTCTCATAAACTTTCCTTTTATCCCCAGGTGCAAGTGGTATTGTTTGGTACCTGTTTTGGTGTTTCTTAGTCTATGATAGCCCATCTGTTCACCCACGCATTTCGCTTGAGGAAAAGGAGTTTATAGTAACAGCTATAGGTGCATCACAAGACAAGGTTGTGAAAGTATGTGAACTTACAGCACGGCGTGCGCTACCATGTGTTTGCCAAGCAAAGTTTTGTGAACTtaccataaaagaaagttAGCCATTAAGGCTGATTTTGAcagcacacccccccccccccccctcacacaacggccgaagatccactttcggttctcaatagacgtgctatttgtagacaaaactataaagcataagctagattactctggtatgtagtcaaatccgacaataaacgtcccctAGAGATACTTAAAAGGCATAAaggcaaaggcataaaaaaaaaaatccctttttattttttcggggttgatcagatttttatcagagaactagtccccccccccctccccgcacccccggaaaaattaggtccactttttccgTGGCCTTCTACGGCTCTGAACTCCActacaactcgagtcgtagagAGTAAATCAGAATACGGATCCGCTACGGTGCTCGACTGAGAAAGTCGTAATGTGTAATTCAGGTCTAAGACATGTCGCGtaggcaggtcgcatacgactaaatcgggCTGTCTAAATCGGCCCTTAAACATGCAAGGATAATAGTTTAGGAGGTGGAGAATTCTTGCAGATGATTTCCAACAGCTTAATCGCCTTCTGGCTTTGTTTATTCTGAAACTACTTTTATTGGCCAACACCGAAATGTTTTCTATTCACGTCACCTATCCGCAAGACgctaatcaataaaaaaacccAAAAGTTTAAAAAGCAGTTGTTATCGCCGGGCTTTACAACTTAACAGGCACgtgtatttgttttgcagAAACATCCGACCCCCTGGCGTCAAATCCTCACTTCACGGACAGTGCTGGCTATCAGTTTATCTTTCTTTTGTAGCAATTGGGGCTTCAATACCTTTTTGACCTCCTTACCCACTTATTTCCAGGAGGTTCTTCACTTTAACATAGAAGAGGTAGGTAAACCAGACATGAGTGGGCAGCGCGTCTTTAATgtactagtcaattgaaacccccacccccatggtcccggggaagggtggggggttagactttgaccctgtacaaaaccgagaaaagcccccacccAATCGGGACAAAACAGCAGTTATATGCCCCTACCCCTGGGATGCAAGCTATAGGCAACTACCcgacaacaagtcatctgaaataagctttttttatctttcaaagccagtacacttcagtgagtacatttgtaccaattactatgaagataacagttacaaaaaaaaatcatcttcatctggcattttttttttaatattcgttTTTGCACATGTCGCCGTGCAGCATGCCACacgctgatacatggaattgcttgtTACAGAAGAGTCTCAAGCCAGAAACTTACATGATATTTGTGACACTATTAACTTGTCCCAAACCCCCACGGTGGGGATAAGTCTTAGAGTAAAAAATtgtcaattcccccaccccctcgggacagattctcgttcaaaagtgctctaaacccccacctcaaccccacacttccccgggaccatgggggtgggggtttcaggAAGGTTTTTTGATATCTTAAGATTTTTTTCCTTCTCAGGCGTGACAGGCGCAATTATTCCTGTgattattttggcttgaattttctaaccaaaaagtcacgtgagcTCTTAGCGCAAGACCCCTATTCCAAACAAGTTGCAATGGAATAGGCAAAACATTAGGACTAGAAACAGATGAAAGTAATCTAAGGACATTGCACATACAGACGTAGTAAAGGGAGTTTATAGGGCAAACGTTCGCGTTCTTAATTGACCGTAATAGTTCCCTTACGCCTTAgtacttaaagccgcattgttacCAGTTTAATTCCGGTTGATTACGTAAaatctttgaggatgtgattgatatttttttagagcggatggcctgttaaatagcgcggattctaatatattttattatcttttaacggttgaggtttctgtcggacctccggaagtaaactggtaacaATGCTTTAAGTGCGccgagtttattacaaaacgtgtaaaaagaaaatagaagAGACGGGTATGTATTTACTCTAaagtttctgtttttgttcGAAGAATGGATTTCTATCGGCGCTTCCGTACTTCTGCCAGTTTTTTACGTCACTTCCTGCGGGGTTTctcgctgattggctaatccacAGCCATATAATAACCGTCACAGAAGTCCGAAAGATATTTACTCTAGCGTGTAAGTACTTGTAGGGTAGAGAAATAACAAAGACAGCGAATAATGAATACCGTAATTGCTCAAATAAGCGTCGGGGAACGGGGCGTTTTATCTCTACATAAATGTGTTTTTTACAACGTCCATGGATGTAAATCTCAGAACCATAGCAAAACAACTCAATTATCTTTACTTCCCTTCTAACCTATAGTCATGCTTGTCATCGATGTCTATTATAGGAGCAACACGTTTAGGCGAGGCGTTTATTCGGGGAAGGcgctttttttcattttttctcttAGGCGATGTGCTTATTCAGGGGGGGGGCTTAGGGGGTTGTTATTTGAGCAATTATAGTATTTGATGGGCTCTATAGCACGCACGCACACGGCGTAACAGACGTTTCTAGGATTACGTGACTGCGTTagttgcttgactgggtaggGAACCCGTTACTACTCTGATACCACAGCACTTACCCgtttataagaacctagacTTTTCTAGGTCATCCtaaataggttcttattttTAGGTACCACTTAAAATTTTAGGCTACTTAGGTTCTTAAATAGGTTcttaatttaaaagaaaagttaATGTACTGTGCTggtagaagggggggggggggtatctaGATTGATGAAAGGTCAATACCGGCCTGGCCTTTGTACAATATGTGGTCAAAACCtctgaaatatatttttaaaaactctCATTATCATcctaaaaatattgatttaataatatgtatatatatatatatcattcATCATTGCTTGGAGATCTTAAAATTTCAAGTTTTTAAGATTTTGAACCTGTTTCAAATCTTAGGCtaaataggttcttatttaATGGGGGTCTAAATTGGTAATTTTAAGCCAACAGGTTCTTAAATTCTAGATTTTTATAAGCAATGTATGGGAGTATGTGACTAATAGCTTAAAACGAGAACACAACGGGAATGTGTGACTGGCTGACTAATCGTTAATCTGTACTATAATAACACACGACCTACCGACCAATCGCAGGGTGTGTATCTCTGTGTATCTCGGTTGTTATCTGACATGAGGGTTCTGTTTCAGCATTCCTGTGTAATGGTTGCTCTGTTATGTTGTGTGATAAGAGGTTTTGTTTCAGCATTCCTGTGTGATGGTTGCTCTGTTATGTTGTGTGATAAGAGGTTTTGTTTCAGCATTCCTGTGTACAGCGTGCATAATGGTCGCTCTGAGCTTCACGAATCATCCCGTCGTTGCCGTGACTCTCTTGTGCGTACTCTTCATGTTCCAATCTATTGATACCTGCGGTCACTGGATAAGCCCTATGGAGTTCGCGCCGCGGTATTGCGGTCTACTGTTCGCCATCGCTAACTCTTTTGCGACAAGCACTGGTATTGTTGCGCCGTTTGT carries:
- the LOC116602062 gene encoding sialin isoform X2; amino-acid sequence: MPQSKCSLPCRYILAVLGCFGLTVAFSLRVNLSVALVAMEDDFSWDQETRGIILGSFFYGYIVMLIPGGWLAERNGGKHFVGLGVLISSVLSLLTPLAARYSYKMLIVLRILEGLAQGVIYPSLNVLLSCWAPPEERSKMLVITWTGCQAGNIIGLVVSGLLCASRFQWPSVFYLFGASGIVWYLFWCFLVYDSPSVHPRISLEEKEFIVTAIGASQDKVVKKHPTPWRQILTSRTVLAISLSFFCSNWGFNTFLTSLPTYFQEVLHFNIEENGFLSALPYFCQFFTSLPAGFLADWLIHSHIITVTEVRKIFTLASFLCTACIMVALSFTNHPVVAVTLLCVLFMFQSIDTCGHWISPMEFAPRYCGLLFAIANSFATSTGIVAPFVVGYLTNNQPTRDQWQKVYYIGAGIYVFGAVAFAALGTSKEQPWNTPPEENLVPVDLPHEIRDSHGSRDLHGPRDHVGLRRKTRVYKTSQEKSFDDRDGSLVINA
- the LOC116602062 gene encoding sialin isoform X1, which encodes MPQSKCSLPCRYILAVLGCFGLTVAFSLRVNLSVALVAMVNATQTGRSKEDDFSWDQETRGIILGSFFYGYIVMLIPGGWLAERNGGKHFVGLGVLISSVLSLLTPLAARYSYKMLIVLRILEGLAQGVIYPSLNVLLSCWAPPEERSKMLVITWTGCQAGNIIGLVVSGLLCASRFQWPSVFYLFGASGIVWYLFWCFLVYDSPSVHPRISLEEKEFIVTAIGASQDKVVKKHPTPWRQILTSRTVLAISLSFFCSNWGFNTFLTSLPTYFQEVLHFNIEENGFLSALPYFCQFFTSLPAGFLADWLIHSHIITVTEVRKIFTLASFLCTACIMVALSFTNHPVVAVTLLCVLFMFQSIDTCGHWISPMEFAPRYCGLLFAIANSFATSTGIVAPFVVGYLTNNQPTRDQWQKVYYIGAGIYVFGAVAFAALGTSKEQPWNTPPEENLVPVDLPHEIRDSHGSRDLHGPRDHVGLRRKTRVYKTSQEKSFDDRDGSLVINA